The Streptomyces sp. SS1-1 genome has a segment encoding these proteins:
- a CDS encoding class I SAM-dependent methyltransferase codes for MSVTSRYRDAWEGFWSEAPEERGAVFWDAEPALTAARHLPLLEPHLTAPDLVMIDLGCGNGTQTRFLADRFPRVVGADLSAAALDHARRADPAGQAAYRLLDVVDKAEVQTLHAEFGDANLYVRGVLHQAEPGDRQAMADALATLAGERGRVLLVEPSEAAKRVLMGLAQGPAGPPPKLAPVLRHGIAPGEVSDDALTGYLRSAGLDVLASGTLPLATTEHGPDGTRIELPSTWIVAGRRP; via the coding sequence ATGAGCGTGACGAGTCGGTACCGGGACGCCTGGGAGGGCTTCTGGAGCGAGGCGCCCGAGGAGCGGGGCGCCGTGTTCTGGGACGCGGAGCCCGCGCTGACCGCGGCCCGCCATCTGCCCCTGCTGGAACCGCACCTGACCGCACCCGACCTGGTGATGATCGACCTGGGCTGCGGCAACGGCACCCAGACCCGTTTCCTCGCCGACCGCTTCCCGCGCGTCGTCGGCGCCGACCTCTCCGCCGCGGCCCTCGACCACGCCCGCCGGGCCGACCCGGCCGGGCAGGCGGCGTACCGGCTGCTCGACGTCGTGGACAAGGCGGAGGTCCAGACGCTGCACGCCGAGTTCGGCGACGCCAACCTCTATGTGCGCGGTGTCCTGCACCAGGCCGAGCCCGGCGACCGGCAGGCGATGGCGGACGCGCTCGCCACGCTGGCCGGTGAGCGCGGCCGGGTCCTCCTCGTCGAACCCTCCGAGGCCGCCAAGCGCGTCCTCATGGGCCTGGCACAGGGCCCCGCCGGGCCGCCGCCCAAGCTGGCCCCCGTCCTGCGGCACGGCATCGCCCCGGGCGAGGTGAGCGACGACGCGCTGACCGGGTATCTGCGCTCGGCCGGCCTCGACGTGCTCGCGAGCGGCACGCTGCCGCTGGCCACCACCGAACACGGCCCCGACGGCACCCGGATCGAACTGCCGTCGACGTGGATCGTGGCGGGGCGACGGCCTTAG